One window from the genome of bacterium encodes:
- the ndhC gene encoding NADH-quinone oxidoreductase subunit A has translation MAIGTLLFGGLLVGLPYLVAPRSKGRFRTETYESGQPIIGEAWVQVRAHYYIYALVFMAFDVETAFIVPCVAVLRSWDSWLPVIEVAAFLIILSLSLVYALKKKVLEWN, from the coding sequence ATGGCAATCGGCACTCTGCTTTTCGGCGGATTGCTTGTAGGATTGCCTTATTTGGTTGCACCACGGAGCAAGGGCCGCTTCCGCACGGAAACGTATGAAAGTGGTCAGCCGATTATTGGCGAAGCATGGGTACAGGTGCGAGCCCATTACTACATTTACGCACTGGTTTTCATGGCTTTTGACGTGGAAACGGCGTTCATCGTTCCATGTGTCGCCGTGTTGCGCTCTTGGGATAGCTGGTTACCCGTCATAGAAGTGGCGGCGTTCTTGATTATCCTCAGCTTGTCCCTGGTGTATGCGTTGAAGAAGAAAGTACTGGAATGGAATTAG
- the nuoB gene encoding NADH-quinone oxidoreductase subunit NuoB, with translation MNDDHREPIEPVEPNDEGHDSESIPPIVRFLPLQKALDLARANSLWPLTFGIACCAIEMMAASASRYDTDRFGAGVFRNSPRQADLMIVAGTVNLKMAPIIKRLYDQMPSPKWVIALGSCAICGGPFDQDENYAVLQGVEKIVPVDVFVPGCPPRPEALIHAILELQESIKAGTTNATRA, from the coding sequence ATGAATGACGATCATCGTGAACCTATAGAACCTGTCGAACCGAACGACGAAGGTCATGACTCGGAGAGCATACCGCCGATTGTACGCTTCCTGCCTCTGCAGAAGGCACTCGACCTCGCTCGGGCAAATTCACTCTGGCCGCTGACATTCGGGATCGCCTGTTGCGCGATTGAAATGATGGCTGCTTCGGCAAGCCGCTATGACACCGACAGGTTTGGCGCAGGCGTCTTTCGGAATTCACCGCGACAGGCCGATTTGATGATTGTGGCAGGAACGGTGAATTTGAAAATGGCACCGATTATCAAACGACTTTACGATCAGATGCCTTCACCAAAATGGGTAATCGCACTTGGTTCGTGTGCAATTTGCGGCGGCCCGTTTGATCAGGATGAGAATTACGCGGTTTTGCAGGGTGTTGAGAAGATAGTACCGGTGGATGTCTTCGTTCCCGGATGCCCTCCGCGCCCGGAAGCCCTGATTCACGCAATTCTCGAGCTGCAGGAAAGTATCAAAGCAGGAACGACAAATGCCACTCGAGCCTGA